Genomic DNA from Desulfovibrio sp. JC022:
GCCATTCTGGTGCGACAGGTGCGAAGCTGTCCGGAAAGACGAATCTTATCAGCCATGAAGTAGAGCAGACAGAGAACGGAACCTGCTGCAAAAGCAATCAGGATCAACAGGTAGTACGGAAGAGGCTGGCTCATGAACTTGTAATTGAACAGTTCGATGGACAGAGTTACTTCCTTGGAAAGTTCAGGAGTATTCTGAATGAAGAATACCATAGAAAGGAAAAAGAGAACTACCAGAGCCAAAACCTTCAAGTAACGCATGAAACCCTCCTTAGTGTTACTTAGCGACAGCAGCTGTCAAATAACGGCTTGAGCCTATTGTAAGTTGAAGACAAGTGGTCGGGGATAACATTGGTTTCTCCGAACACCGCCATAAACGATGCATCCCCGTTCCAACGGGGTACTAACTGAAAATGGAGATGGGCGGCGATCCCAGCTCCGGCTGCTTCCCCTATATTCAGGCCGACATTTATCCCTTGCGGGTTGCATGCCTTTTCCAGAATATCGCAGCTTATGGTTATATATTTCATGATCTCGGAAGCTTCAACTTCTTCAAGATCAGTGAGTTTACTGACATGACGGTAAGGCGTAACCATCAAATGACAGTTATTGTAAGGAAATTTATTCATAATCACAAAACAGTGCTTTGCCCTGTGCAGAATTAATCTTTCCTCATCCTCGTCAGTGTGTTCCGGGATACAGAAAACACATTCATCCGGCTTGGGACCAAGAATATAGTCCATTCGCCACGGTGCCCATAATACGTCCATCTGTAAAATAACCTTTACAATACCTTCGCACGGCAGTGAAGATATTGTCAGAATGTTCCGCTAAACTTGAGCCAGAACTGTTTATATTGTCTTTTATCAAACAATATCAATTTCCACTAATTAAATACCAGCTAATTATCAACAATAAATATGAAAAAAACAGCCTAATCGCTAAAAAAACATTCAAAAAGGGTGTTTCTCCCAGCATATTGCAAAAGTCCGCATGTTCTACACGGGTTGTCAGCCAAGAGCAAGGGAAACGATTTTTTTAGGGTTGATATATTGAATAAACAACTAGTTGCAGGTTTATGTCTGCTTTGAGGAGCCTGTTTTTTTAATCTTTTCCTTTAAAAAGCGCAGTTGCTCAGCTCTTCCTTTTAATTCTCCATCAATGCAGGCCAGTTTAACCTGAAGCAGAAGCTTGGAATACAAAGGGCCGGGCTCAAGTCCGAGACCTTTTAGATCTTCACCTGTGACATCAATTGCTGTCAGTCTCAAGCTGGTCAAATATTGGGATACGTATTTTTTGATCATATCCCGTTTGGTACGGGCCATAATGAAGAGAACTCCCTCC
This window encodes:
- a CDS encoding lipopolysaccharide assembly LapA domain-containing protein — protein: MRYLKVLALVVLFFLSMVFFIQNTPELSKEVTLSIELFNYKFMSQPLPYYLLILIAFAAGSVLCLLYFMADKIRLSGQLRTCRTRMANLEQEVNSLRNLPLDEGNYPSAEESEEKASE
- a CDS encoding HIT domain-containing protein, coding for MDVLWAPWRMDYILGPKPDECVFCIPEHTDEDEERLILHRAKHCFVIMNKFPYNNCHLMVTPYRHVSKLTDLEEVEASEIMKYITISCDILEKACNPQGINVGLNIGEAAGAGIAAHLHFQLVPRWNGDASFMAVFGETNVIPDHLSSTYNRLKPLFDSCCR